Sequence from the Catenuloplanes indicus genome:
GCGCCGCCGCCCAGGTGCAGCACGCGCAGCGGCACCCCGGGCCTGGCCGCGGTGTCCACCACCGTGACCAGCCGGCGCATGTAGTCGAACTTCATCCGGGTGGGATCGCGGACGTCGACGTACGACTGCGGGACGCCGTCGACCTCCAGCGTCCACGCGCCCGGCGCGGACGCGTCCGGGACCAGCTGGGCGAGGCCGAAACCGGTCGGCATCGCCACTCCCGCAACGGGTTCAGGGAGATTCACGCACCCAACCTACGCCCACGGGAAAAGGGCCGGTGAGCTCCACCGGCCCTTCGGTCAGGCCGCCGGCTACTTCGACGGCTCCGGCACGTCGCAGTTCACCTTCGGGTTCAGGCCCACGTAGTTCAGCGGTCCGGCCACGATCGTGACCGCGGTGGTGGAGATCTCCGCACAGTTCTCCGCCTCGTTGGCGAAGTAGCCACGCTGTCCCGCCGCCAGAGCGCCGATGATCAGCCAGATGACGATGACGACCGCTCCGATACGCACGTCAGCCTCCTATATAGAGCGTGTGGCATATTCGCCCGCACGCTGCCCGTCGTGTGGTACCAGCTCTCTACCCAACCGCGCTCCGCGCTACACTGCCCCGCACCGGCGCCTACGGCAGCCGCTTGTGGAAGTGGTGTTTGCCGGTGCCACCGGGCATTCCGGGCGTGTAGCCGACCTCGCGGTAGCCGTGCCGCAGGTAGAAGCCGGGCGCGTGGAAGGACATGGTGGCGACCACGACCCGGTCGCAGCCGCGCCGGCGGATCTCGTCCTCGGCGGCGGCCAGCAGCCGGGCCCCGTGCCCCTGCCCGCGGTGATCCGGGTCCAGCCACAGCGAGGTGATGCCGCCGCAGCCACCCCAGGTGTAGCCGGTGAGGCCACCGATCAGCGTGCCGTCGTCACCGGTCAGCCGGATCGCCAGGTTCCGATGGTCGTCGGCGCCGACCGCCGCGTCGTTGATCGCGTCCAGTTCGTCGGACAGGCGCTTCTCAAGATCTGGATCGTCGTCACCGAGACTCAGCATGCACGCGAGTCTCGCCGACGATCGCGGCGGACGCACCCGGATCGTCTGCGACCGGGTCAGCCGGACAGCCGGCCGGCCGCCGCGGTGAGCAGCGGGCAGACGGCGTCGGTCTCGGTGCGGAGCGCGGTGACGGCCGCGGGGGACGGCGGGCGGCCGGCCCGGATCTCGTCCTCGACCGCGCCGGCGAGCAGCGCGAGGCCGTCCGCGCCGATGTTGGAGGCGGAGCCGCGCAGCGCGTGCGCGGCGGTGCGGGCCTCGGCCGGGTCGTCGCCGGCCAGCGTGCGTTCCAGGTGGTCGAGCATCGCGGGGACCTTGCGGAGGAAGTTCTCGATCAGCCGGACCATCAGCGCGCGCTCCGCGGCGGACGGGTCCGGGCCGGCGATGTCGAGGAGGCGTTCGTGCAGCGCGGCCGCGCGGGCGTCGGTCATGACGGCTGTCGCCAGCGGGCGAGGATGTCCGCCGGGATGACCGCGAGGACCGGCTCGGCGATCGTGGCGATCTGCCGGTAGTTCATCAGCCGTTCCAGCAGCAGCTCGGTAACCCGGGTGCCACGGCCGATCAGGACCGCGCCGGTGACGGTGGCGACGTCCTCGGCCATCCGCATGCCGACCTCCAGCTCCGCGATGGCCAGTGCCCGTACCGTGTCGGGGGTTGCCGTGATGCCCTTGATCCGGCGCAGCGCGGCGAGCGCGCCGGGGTGGTGACGGTCGTCGGCGCGCTGCTCGATCGCGCGCAGCGCGGCCTCGCCGGAGACGCCACGGGCGGTGTGGTTCTCGAAGTCGAGGGCCGCGCGGATGACGCCGGCCCCGAGCGACACCAGCGGTGGCGCGGCCGGGTCCGGTGCGCGCAGGCCACGGACGATCGCGAGGACGTCGTCCAGGTTGGGCACGTCGCCGAGGAGGCGGACGGCCACGTCCGGCATGGCGTCGACCATGCGCTGCTCGCGTTCGCCGAGCGGCAGTCCGGCGTCCATTTTCTCCAGCACGCCGGGCGGCAGCGCGACCGCGCCGAGCTGGGAGCACATGGCCGCGACCTCGATCTCCCACCGGTTGTCCAGGTCGAGGTCCTGGCAGAGCGCGCTGACCAGCGTACGGATCCGGCCGGCCCGGGCGAACGCGGCCGGGTTGGCGAGTTCGAGCACGCCGAACAGCGCCTGCAGGCTGGCGCGCAGCGTCTTGGCGAGGACGGTGCGTTCGGCGACCGCGATCCGGTGCTGCGCGACCGCGGCGCTGACCGTGGTGCGCAGCTCGGCGGTGGGGCAGGGCTTGGTGAGGAAGCGGAACGCGCCGCCGTCGTTGATCGCGGCGATCGCGCCGGCCACGTCGGCCTGCGCGGTCAGCAGCACGCGGGTGGTGTCCGGGTGGCGCAGCCGCATCTCGCCGAGCAGCTGTGCGCCGGACATGTCCGGCATCAGCATGTCGGAGACCACGACCGCGATGTCGTCGCGCGCGGCCAGCACGGTCAGCGCGGTGCGGCCGTCCGGCGCGGTGTGCGTGCGGAAGTCGCCGCGCAGCTGGAGCGTGAGCGCGTCGAGCACGGACTCGTCGTCGTCGACGAGCAGCACCGCGGGGCGATCGGCCACGTGTGTCCGATCGGCGGCGGTGGAGTCCGGTTTAGCATTCCCGGCTCATCGCCACGCGCGGCCACCGGTCCAGCCCGCGCGCGGCCTCGTCGGCGCGGATCGCGGCCAGGCCTGGCGTCAGGTCCCGCGGCGGTACGACCGTGAAGCCGAGCCGCGCGTAGTACGGCGCGTTCCACGGCACGCCGGCGAACGTGGTCAGCGTGATCCGCCGGGCACCCCAGGAGCGGCCCCACGCCGCGCACCGGTCGATGAGCGCGGCGCCGAGCCGCTGTCCGGCGTGCTCCGGGTGCACGGTGACCTGCTCGACGTGCGCCGCGTCGTCGACCCGGCCGGCCAGCAGGTAGGCGACCGGCGTACGGCCGGACAGCGCGACCCAGGCCCGCCCGTCGCGCTGGTACCCGGCCAGCGACTCCGCGGTGGGCGGTGCGTCGGCCGCGATTTCCCACATGTTCACAGTGATGAACGCGCGGCCCGCCGCCACCTCGATCGGTGGCAGGAACGGCAGGTCAGCGACGGTGGCGAGGCGCAGTTCACGGGGCACGGACGGCACGGTAGCGACCGGCACGGGACTGCGTGAACCGAATTTCGGCGCCTAGTCTGACCCCGGCACAGTGTCCAGCGTCCATGGGAGGCGTCGTGAACGTACGCACAACCCTGCGCAGAACCGCACCGCCGCTCCTCGTCCTGACCCTCGCCGTGACGATCGCGGCGCCCGCACCGGCCCAGGCCGCGCCGCCCGATCCGGCGAAGCTGACCAGCCTGACCGCGACCGGGGCGAACCCCTACCTGTCGTTCGGCGCGAAGGACGCGCCCGGTGCCCGCGGCACGGCACCCGGCATGACGTTCGGCCTCGACGGCCGGCTGACCACCACGCGGATCGCGGCCTGGCAGCGCGCGATGGCCACCGGCGCGGAGGCGGCGGCATCCCGGCCGGGCGGCGGCACCGGCTCCTACACCGAGCGCGAACCGGCCACGGTCCGCGGCCGCAACGACACCCGGCCGGAGCTCATCCGCGGCGTCGGCTCGGGCCGGCCCGAGTCCGGCTCGTTCACCATCGACGGCACGCTCGCGTCCGAGGCGCCGGTGGCCGAGCCGCTGGCCCCACCGGCCGAGGACGACGGCGCGATCCCGCTGGCCACGGAGACCGGCATCTCGGCGGCGCGGCGCGCGGTCACCACGAGCGGCACGATCGGCGACGGCCCGCACGGCTCGGCCGGGACCGGCACCGGCGACTTCGACTTCTACGAGCTGACCGGCCGGGCCGGTGAGGTGGTCACGGCGGACGTGGACACCCCGGGCGCGGTGCTGGACAGCTTCGTGGCGCTGTACGCGGCGGACGGCACGCTGCTCGGCGGCAACGACGACCAGGCCCCGCCGGACGACTGGAGCAGCCGGTTCTCGATCGAGCTGCCCGCGGACGGCACGTACTACGTGGCGGTCGGCGGCTACTCCGAGCTGCTGCTGCCGGCCGACCCGAACGATCCGGCCAGCGGCCCCGGCGCCGGCTCGGAGGGACCGTACGCGCTGTTGCTGCAGGTCGCGGCCGAGGATCGGGACTCGTTCGCGGTCGACCTGGACAAGGGCGACGTGCTCGGGCTGAACGTGTCCGGTGGCGCGGCCCGGCTGGAGATCTTCGATCCGAGCGGCACGCAGGTCTTCGGCTCGGTGGTGGACCTGTCGTTCATCGTGCCGCCGTCGTCGCCGCTGCCCAAGGGCGGCAACGCGATCGCGGACCACATCGCGGCGGTGTCCGGCCGGCACCGGATCGTGATCGAGCGCGGTGCCGGGGCGTACTCGGCGAACGCCGTGATCACCCGTCCCGCGGCGGAGTCCGAGCGGAGGGGCACGAAGCAGACGCTGCTGATCGACACGAACGGCGCCACGATCGACCCGGCCATCTTCGGCACGGGTGCGTCGGGGGAGCGGCCGGTGACCGGCCTGCCCGCGTTCCTGCCGAATTGGGGCCTGACCGAGGCGGACCTGCCGCGGCTGCGCGACGTCATCACGCGCACCGTGAACGCGCAGCTCAACCAGGCCCGCCGGGACGCGCGCGTGGGCGAGCTGGCGGTGCGCGTGGTGACCGACGCGGACGGCCCGGAGACGTGGGGCCGGCCGGACACCAGCCGGGTGATCATCGGCGGCACGATCGAGGAACTGGAGATCCCCACGGTCGGCATCGCGCAGTCGATCGACCCGGGCAACTTCGCCCGGGAGGAGACCGCGATCGTGCTGCTGGACCTGCTCAGCGGCCCGGCCGGCAGCCCGGTCTCGCTGAACACGTACCTCACGCCGGCCAGTGACCGGGTCGGCTTCGTCGGCCGGGTGCTGGGCACGCTGATCAGCCACGAGGCCGGTCACTACCTCGGCAACTGGCACCTGAGCAGCATCGACGACCAGCTGAACATCATGGACGAGGGCGGCGCCGACCCGGCGTTCTTCTTCGGCGTCGGGCCGGACAACGTCGGCGGCACCGCGGACGACGTGTTCGCCCGCTACGGTCCCGGCCCGCTCAGCACGTTCGAGGGCTTCGACGGCACCGAGAACACCGCGGTCCGCACCGCGTGGGCCCTGATCAAGCCCTGACGGTCGGCGGGGGTACGGAGATCACCCGTACCCCCGCCGGACTCAGCCCTTGACGGTCAGCAGCGGGCGCAGCTCCACCACCGGCGACGCGACGCCCGCACCGCGCAGGCTGTCCACCACCGGCGCCACGTCCTTGTAGGCCCAGGGTGCCTCCTGCTTCAGGTCGCGGCGCCACGCGTCGATGATGTCCCGCCGCGCCAGCACCGCCGGGTCACGGTGGTCGAGCGGCGTGACCACCCGGAAGTCGCGCAGGAAGGCGTCGAGTTCCGCGTCGCTGCCCCGGGCAGCCGCGCCGCGTGGCACCCGGCGGCCGGCACCGTGCGCCGCGCTGCCCAGCGCACGCGGCGCGTCGAGCCCGCGCAGCAGGTAGCTGGGCGCGCCCATCGAGCCCGGCACGATCACCGGCTCGCCGTACAGCCGGTGCGGGTCACCGGTGGGCCCGCCGGCCGGCGTGGCGCCCTTGCGGTGCACCACCGTGCCGTCGGCGGACGGCCAGAGCAGGTTGTGCGGCGCGTCGTAGATCAGCCGGGCGCCGACCTCACCGGCGACGTCCGCGAGCCCGGCCCGCAGCATCATGGCGAGGAAGAACCGGTTGCCGATCGCGAAGTTCGCCGCGTTCCGGAACGCGGTGAGGTAGCGCGCCGGGTCGCCGGCCAGTGGCAGGATCCCGTTGCGCGGCATCGGCAGGCCGCGCGGCCACGCGGCGCGCGCCGCGTCCCGGCCGAGCGCACCGGCCTGGTGGCCGAGCGACAGCGAGCCGCTGTGCACGGTCAGCACCACCCGGCCCGGCGCGAGACCCCACGCGTGCGCGGCCGCGCCGTCGTGCACCGCGGAGACGTACTGCAGCTCCGCGAAGTGGTTGCCGCCGCCGATGCTGCCGATGATGCTGTCGTAGCTGACACCGCCACCACTGGAGATCCAGTCCTCGAAGCCGGCCGCGGATTCCGCCGGGAAGCCGGTCGCGTGCAGCCGGCCGTCCAGTCCGGTCACGTCGTCCGGCCGGACCTGCGCCCACGCACCGCCGTCCGCGTCCGGGACGCCGTCGGCGAACAGGCCGGACAGCCCGTACCGGAGCAGCCCTTCGCGTCGTGCGGCGGTCAGCCCGATCCGCCGCCCGCCCTCGAAGAACAGGTGCCGCAGCCGGCGCTCCAGCGCGTCCAGGTGCGGGCGGATCCGGTCGACGGTCAGCGCGGTCGTCTCGACGCGCATGCCGCAGTTGATGTCGTTGCCGACCGCCGCGGGAATGAGCGCGCCGGTGGTCTGGATCACGGTGCCGATCGGGATGCCGGCGCCCTTGTGGAAGTCCGGCGTGCAGACCACCCGGTCGATCCGCGCGGAGCCCAGCGTGCGCAGCGTGCCGGCGGTCTCCAGCACGGTGAGCAGCTCGTCCACGGCCGCGGCCTCCAGCGGCACGTCCGGTCCGGCGCAGATCTCCACCGGTACGCCGTGCGGGTTGGGCAGCGAGAGCCAGTTGTCGTCGAGCCGGACCAGGCGAGGGTCCGGCCGATGCGAGAGGGGCATCGAAAAACCTTTCACAGAACTGCTGACGCGGGGGTACGAAGCAGCGGCGCACGGATTCACCCGTGCGCTGATGCTGTTGTGGTGCCTGACGGTTCAGCAGCCGCGAGGTCTTTCACCCAGCATAGAAAAGGTGATCAAGCAATTTTGCGACGCGGGAGCCGGGACCTGGCTCCCGCGTCCGGGGGCGGGGCTAGTTGGCCGGCCAGGAGAACTCGGCGACCCGGGAGGCCGCGATGGTGACGGTGCCGGCCTGCTCCGACTCGCCGCGCCAGACCGCGTAGCGGCCGGCCGGGAGGCTCGGGTAGACCGCGCAGTAGAGCTTGCCGTGGTTGATCAGGCGCTCGCGGACGGCCACGTGCGTGCGGGCCGCGGTCAGCGTGTCCAGCGGGCTGATCTCGATCTCCAGGCCCTGCTGCTCCGGGCCGGTGTAGATGACCAGCGCGCCGGTGTCCCGGCCGATGTCCAGCATGACGCTGGCGGTCTCGGAGGTGCCGTAGTGGTGGTGCGTGTGCATGGTGACTCCTCTCAGGCGGACGGGTTGTTGAAGCCGTCGTACGGCAGGCCCAGGTAGGGGAAGTGACCGAGGAACCCGGCGGTGACGTCCGCCGCGGTGATCCCCTGCTCCAGCAGCGCGGTCGCCTCGTCCGGCGTGAAGTCCTTGTCGATCAGCGGGAACGTGGCGCCCGCGACCGCGCGCAGCGCGATGCCGACCACGTCGTCCTCCGGGCGGCGGCCGTTGGGCCAGCCGGCCGCGTCGCCGGCGACCAGCCCGAACGCGTTCGGCTCCGCGGCCGGCGGGATCGCGGTGTTGAGGCGCAGCAGGTCGGCCTGGGTCTCGCCGGTGAAGTTCTGGAAGCCGTCGATGATCCCCTCCGGGATGCCGGTGAGCAGGATCGCCAGCAGGTCGGCCCGGTCGGTCTTGTCCGCGACCAGCTTCTCCAGGTTCGGGAAGACGTCCGGGTAGAGCACCGGCAGCAGCGTCGCCAGCTCGGGCCGGGCCACGAACTCGGCGAACCGCTTGTCCTCCTTCGGCTCCAGCGCGTTGAACTGGTCCTTC
This genomic interval carries:
- a CDS encoding RtcB family protein, whose protein sequence is MPLSHRPDPRLVRLDDNWLSLPNPHGVPVEICAGPDVPLEAAAVDELLTVLETAGTLRTLGSARIDRVVCTPDFHKGAGIPIGTVIQTTGALIPAAVGNDINCGMRVETTALTVDRIRPHLDALERRLRHLFFEGGRRIGLTAARREGLLRYGLSGLFADGVPDADGGAWAQVRPDDVTGLDGRLHATGFPAESAAGFEDWISSGGGVSYDSIIGSIGGGNHFAELQYVSAVHDGAAAHAWGLAPGRVVLTVHSGSLSLGHQAGALGRDAARAAWPRGLPMPRNGILPLAGDPARYLTAFRNAANFAIGNRFFLAMMLRAGLADVAGEVGARLIYDAPHNLLWPSADGTVVHRKGATPAGGPTGDPHRLYGEPVIVPGSMGAPSYLLRGLDAPRALGSAAHGAGRRVPRGAAARGSDAELDAFLRDFRVVTPLDHRDPAVLARRDIIDAWRRDLKQEAPWAYKDVAPVVDSLRGAGVASPVVELRPLLTVKG
- a CDS encoding phospholipase, yielding MHTHHHYGTSETASVMLDIGRDTGALVIYTGPEQQGLEIEISPLDTLTAARTHVAVRERLINHGKLYCAVYPSLPAGRYAVWRGESEQAGTVTIAASRVAEFSWPAN
- a CDS encoding response regulator, with the translated sequence MADRPAVLLVDDDESVLDALTLQLRGDFRTHTAPDGRTALTVLAARDDIAVVVSDMLMPDMSGAQLLGEMRLRHPDTTRVLLTAQADVAGAIAAINDGGAFRFLTKPCPTAELRTTVSAAVAQHRIAVAERTVLAKTLRASLQALFGVLELANPAAFARAGRIRTLVSALCQDLDLDNRWEIEVAAMCSQLGAVALPPGVLEKMDAGLPLGEREQRMVDAMPDVAVRLLGDVPNLDDVLAIVRGLRAPDPAAPPLVSLGAGVIRAALDFENHTARGVSGEAALRAIEQRADDRHHPGALAALRRIKGITATPDTVRALAIAELEVGMRMAEDVATVTGAVLIGRGTRVTELLLERLMNYRQIATIAEPVLAVIPADILARWRQPS
- a CDS encoding GNAT family N-acetyltransferase, coding for MLSLGDDDPDLEKRLSDELDAINDAAVGADDHRNLAIRLTGDDGTLIGGLTGYTWGGCGGITSLWLDPDHRGQGHGARLLAAAEDEIRRRGCDRVVVATMSFHAPGFYLRHGYREVGYTPGMPGGTGKHHFHKRLP
- a CDS encoding PPC domain-containing protein yields the protein MNVRTTLRRTAPPLLVLTLAVTIAAPAPAQAAPPDPAKLTSLTATGANPYLSFGAKDAPGARGTAPGMTFGLDGRLTTTRIAAWQRAMATGAEAAASRPGGGTGSYTEREPATVRGRNDTRPELIRGVGSGRPESGSFTIDGTLASEAPVAEPLAPPAEDDGAIPLATETGISAARRAVTTSGTIGDGPHGSAGTGTGDFDFYELTGRAGEVVTADVDTPGAVLDSFVALYAADGTLLGGNDDQAPPDDWSSRFSIELPADGTYYVAVGGYSELLLPADPNDPASGPGAGSEGPYALLLQVAAEDRDSFAVDLDKGDVLGLNVSGGAARLEIFDPSGTQVFGSVVDLSFIVPPSSPLPKGGNAIADHIAAVSGRHRIVIERGAGAYSANAVITRPAAESERRGTKQTLLIDTNGATIDPAIFGTGASGERPVTGLPAFLPNWGLTEADLPRLRDVITRTVNAQLNQARRDARVGELAVRVVTDADGPETWGRPDTSRVIIGGTIEELEIPTVGIAQSIDPGNFAREETAIVLLDLLSGPAGSPVSLNTYLTPASDRVGFVGRVLGTLISHEAGHYLGNWHLSSIDDQLNIMDEGGADPAFFFGVGPDNVGGTADDVFARYGPGPLSTFEGFDGTENTAVRTAWALIKP
- a CDS encoding GNAT family N-acetyltransferase gives rise to the protein MPRELRLATVADLPFLPPIEVAAGRAFITVNMWEIAADAPPTAESLAGYQRDGRAWVALSGRTPVAYLLAGRVDDAAHVEQVTVHPEHAGQRLGAALIDRCAAWGRSWGARRITLTTFAGVPWNAPYYARLGFTVVPPRDLTPGLAAIRADEAARGLDRWPRVAMSREC
- a CDS encoding Hpt domain-containing protein, which encodes MTDARAAALHERLLDIAGPDPSAAERALMVRLIENFLRKVPAMLDHLERTLAGDDPAEARTAAHALRGSASNIGADGLALLAGAVEDEIRAGRPPSPAAVTALRTETDAVCPLLTAAAGRLSG